The nucleotide sequence CCACCCGGGACGCCGCGATCGACGAGGCGGGCCGGCTGCTCCTGGAGCGCGGTGCCGTGGACGAGGACTACATCCGCGCCATGCACGAGCGCGAGGAGTCCGTCAGCACCTACATGGGCAGCTTCCTGGCCATCCCGCACGGCACCAACGCCGCCAAGGACCACATCCGTAAGTCTGCAGTCTCGGTGGTCCGCTACCCCGACGGCATCGACTGGAACGGCAAGCAGGTCAAGTTCGTGGTGGGCGTGGCCGGTGTCAACAACGAGCACCTGCACATCCTGTCCTCAATCGCGAAGGTCTTCACCAACAAGGCACAGGTGGCGCAGCTTGAGGCGGCGACGACTGTGGACGAAGTCCTGGAGCTGTTCGGAAAGGTCAACGCATAGTGAAGGCTGTACATTTTGGGGCCGGCAACATCGGCCGCGGGTTCGTCGGGCTGCTGCTGCACGATGCCGGGTATGAGGTGGTGTTCGCCGACGTCGCGGATGCCCTGATCGCCCAGCTCGCCGAGGCGGACAGCTACAGCGTGCACGAGGTGGGGGAGAACCCCGCCACCCGCACGGTGGACAACTTCCGGGCGGTGAACTCCGGCACCCAGGAGGCACAGCTCATCGAGGAAATCGCGACGGCGGACATCGTTACCACGGCGGTGGGTCCGCACATCCTGAAGTTCGTGGCCCCCGCGATCGCCAAGGGAATTGCCGCCCGCGCGGCGGGGCTGGCGCCGCTGCAGGTGATGGCCTGCGAGAACGCCATCAATGCCACGGATATCCTTCGCGAGTCGATCGTCTCGTCCTGGGACGAGGCGGCCGGATCGCTGGGGGACTCGGCCGTGTTCGCCAACACGGCCGTGGACCGCATCGTGCCCAACCAGGAGCCAGGGCAGGGCCTGGACGTCACGGTGGAGACGTTTTACGAGTGGGTCATCGACCGCACGCCGTTCGGCGGTGCTGCTCCGGTGATTCCGGGCGCCACCTTCGTGGATCAGCTCGGGCCATACATCGAGCGCAAGCTGTTCACGGTGAACACGGGGCACGCGTCCGCGGCGTACTTCGGCTTCGAGGCCGGGCTGGAGAAGATCTCCGACGCCATGGCGGACGAGGACGTTGCCGCGGACGTCCGTTCCGTGCTCGACGAGACCAAGCAGCTGCTCGTGTCCAAGCACGGCTTCAGCT is from Arthrobacter sp. QXT-31 and encodes:
- a CDS encoding mannitol-1-phosphate 5-dehydrogenase; this translates as MKAVHFGAGNIGRGFVGLLLHDAGYEVVFADVADALIAQLAEADSYSVHEVGENPATRTVDNFRAVNSGTQEAQLIEEIATADIVTTAVGPHILKFVAPAIAKGIAARAAGLAPLQVMACENAINATDILRESIVSSWDEAAGSLGDSAVFANTAVDRIVPNQEPGQGLDVTVETFYEWVIDRTPFGGAAPVIPGATFVDQLGPYIERKLFTVNTGHASAAYFGFEAGLEKISDAMADEDVAADVRSVLDETKQLLVSKHGFSYDEQEAYVQKILARFTNPHLPDTVHRVGRAPLRKLSRHERFIGPAAELAERGIVPEALLGAIAAALRFNDPADAEAVELGQILSSSEPAAATERITGLAPDHPLFAAVCGLVEERKAEDVTAPA